The DNA sequence GGTTCGGGGTGGGTTTACTGTGTTACCTCATTGCCTGATATTGATGGTGATTTGGTGCCTGAAGTGCTGGCGGGAACCGGAAGGTATTGTCAAACTGTTTTCTGTTTTTCCGGTGCAACTGGCCGGATTCTTTGGCGGTTCTATGGTCAGGATGCATTCGGTTCGGTGTGCAGAATTCCAGATGCAAATGGAGACGGTTTTGCAGATGTAATTGCCGGTACTTGGGGAAACAGTCAGGATCGGCATTAGCGGTAACAGTCGGGGAAATCAGCCGATACTTATCTGGTCATTTTACGCAGGCGGTGATATTTATTGCGTTCGTTCTTTTGTCGATGTAAATGGCAATGGTGTTCACGATGTTCTGGCATCATCTTGGAATAACTACATTTACTGTCTTGAAGGGAGTTCAGGTGAATTGATCTGGGCGGCTAATATTGGCGCTTACGGAATGAGAATAGAAACATTAGATGATCTCAATCACGATTCTATACCCGAAGTCATTGTGGGTTCATGGAATAATTCAGTAATTCTTTTAGATGGAAGAAATGGTAACCAACTCTGGCAGACCCCGGTCGGGAACGATGTCTGGACCGTAAACCCAATTGCCAGCGTGAATGGTGACAGTCAATCGGATGTAATTGCCGGGAGCGGCGATGGAAATGTATACTGTTTGGATGGATTGTCTGGTTCTATTTTCTGGAGTTATGCAACTGGAGGATGGGTAAATTCCGTTCGAAGTATTAATGATGTCAACGGTGATTGTCTCCAGGATGTTATCGCTGGAAATCAGTTTTCAGCTTCTCCGGGAATAGTGTGTTGCATAGAAGGTGATACCTTAATGGTCGCCACGAAAGAAGACAGAGGTTGTTCGAGAAGGAGTACAGCTATTTCTGAGTTGAAGATATTCTCGGCAGATGGAAGAAGAGTTTCCGCACCACATCAAGGTGTTTATTTCATTGTAATGCAAAAAGGAGGATGGCTGGAGCGGAAGAAGCTGTTGATTTTGCGATGAATCGGAAAGTTCGAATCGCGGTTGATCAGACTGTTAACCTTGATATCTCTCTTTTAAACCAACTTCAAATCATAAATTTACCAATTCATATTACCAATCTGCCGGATGAAATGGAAGATGCGTTGAAAAATCAGGATTTGGTATCCTTTTATCGATTGCTTGAGTCGTATAACAAAAATCCTCCACCAGCGACCAAGGCAGGAAGTCCTTTTGAAATTAAGGAAATCCTTGAACGTGCAATTATTTCCGAAAATTGTGATATAATTTGTTTTGTAGTTGGAAGACATTTGTCTGCAATCTATAATAATACCTTATACGCAGCTCAGGAACTGATGCGGATTTATACCAGCCGCATAGCTGTTATCGGTGAACAGGCATTTCTGTCGCTTGAAATTCTGGCAGAAAGGACCGCCGAATTAGTTCGGATGGGAAAA is a window from the candidate division WOR-3 bacterium genome containing:
- a CDS encoding PQQ-binding-like beta-propeller repeat protein; this encodes MPVLGETVRIGISGNSRGNQPILIWSFYAGGDIYCVRSFVDVNGNGVHDVLASSWNNYIYCLEGSSGELIWAANIGAYGMRIETLDDLNHDSIPEVIVGSWNNSVILLDGRNGNQLWQTPVGNDVWTVNPIASVNGDSQSDVIAGSGDGNVYCLDGLSGSIFWSYATGGWVNSVRSINDVNGDCLQDVIAGNQFSASPGIVCCIEGDTLMVATKEDRGCSRRSTAISELKIFSADGRRVSAPHQGVYFIVMQKGGWLERKKLLILR